The Populus alba chromosome 6, ASM523922v2, whole genome shotgun sequence genomic interval TTCCAAATCGCATTTCTCACCTGGCGCAAGTCCCTCCCTTTCAAGGTCCTTCCTATCCCTTCATGAACAGAGAAGGAAGCCCCTCTCCTCCTCGCTAAATATTCATGCGGAGGCACTCTACTGTCTtgatcgtcgtcgtcgtcgtcaccATCGTTATCATAGTCAGTATCATCATCAACCGGATGAACTCCACCTTCAATATCCTCCTTCTTTTGATGATCGCTGTAAATCTTGGACCAGTCTGGTATGTTGACCGGCAATGATGCACATGTCACCGGGGTCCCGTCCTTGGCCATGTGATCAATCTTCCTCGGAGCTCTCCTTGAACAACGTGAGCTTGGTATCGTTTTCTTGCTCTCCAACAATGGAGCAACGTTAGAATCCCAAACATCAGCCTCGTCGAGCTCAAAAACGTCGTCATGACCAGCGATTGGATTATTACCACTCCCTGGAGTAGGGCAGTTGTAGTTAGCTCTTGCATTCAAAAGGTTCCTTGATGCCATTGATAGAGCACTAACAAAGACTAAAAAAAGGGATTTGTAAGTGAGGGGTTGGTGAAGCTCTTGAAAAGGGGGCTGTAGACTGAAATGATATATAGCTTGGAttggagaagaagatgatgatgtcAACACTGCTTTGCCT includes:
- the LOC118048301 gene encoding protein S40-4-like — encoded protein: MASRNLLNARANYNCPTPGSGNNPIAGHDDVFELDEADVWDSNVAPLLESKKTIPSSRCSRRAPRKIDHMAKDGTPVTCASLPVNIPDWSKIYSDHQKKEDIEGGVHPVDDDTDYDNDGDDDDDDQDSRVPPHEYLARRRGASFSVHEGIGRTLKGRDLRQVRNAIWKRVGFED